Part of the Cereibacter sphaeroides 2.4.1 genome, CGGCCGGCCGTTCCGCCAGGCGAGCTGCACCTCGGACTGACGCCGCCCGGTGTCGGCCTTCTCGCTGTAGGCGCTGGCCTGCGGCGTGCCGCGCACGATCCGGCCGCTCGCGCGGGCATCGTAGCGGACCGTGCGCAGGAGGCTCACGAGACCGCCGCTCTGCAGCCGCCCGTTCACCGCATAGCGCCCGTCCTGCTCGCTGCCCGCGAAGGAGAGCGTGCCCGCCCGCACCCCGCGCAGCACGAGGTCGAACACCGCCTCGTCGGACTGGGCCGCCGCCGGCCCCGCCAGAAGCAGCATCAGCGCCGCGATCCCGAACCCGATCCGCATCGAACCCTCCTTTGCCGCATCCGAGCCTCTGGCATATCGCGGGAAGAGAGGGCACAACAGCCCCGCATCCCCGGGCAGGCCTGACAATCGCGTCACCGCGCCCGCGATGCGCCAGACCCTCATGCCGGAGCGCCCGATGGACCTGACCGATCTCGCCTCCCGTCTCGCCAGCGGCGACCGCCGTGCGCTGGCGCGCGCCATCACGCTGGTCGAGAGCCGCCGCGCCGATCACCGCGAGGCGGCGCTCGCGCTTCTGGCCGATCTGGCCCGGAACGGGCGCGAGGCGCTGCGCATCGGCCTCTCGGGCACGCCCGGCGTCGGCAAATCCACCTTCATCGAGAGCTTCGGCCTCCGGCTGACGGGGCAGGGGCTGAAGGTCGCCGTGCTCGCGGTCGATCCCTCCTCGGCGCGCTCGGGCGGCTCGATCCTCGGCGACAAGACCCGGATGGAGCGGCTCTCGCGCGATCCGCAGGCCTTCATCCGGCCCTCGCCCTCCCAGACCCATCTGGGCGGCGTCGCGCGGCGCACGCGCGAGGCGGTGGCGCTCTGCGAGGCCGCGGGCTTCGACGTCATCCTGATCGAGACGGTGGGGGTGGGCCAGTCCGAGACCGTGGTGGCCCAGCTCTGCGATCTCTTCCTGCTCCTGCTCGCGCCCGCGGGCGGCGACGAGCTGCAGGGCGTCAAGCGCGGCATCATGGAGATGGCCGACCTCATCCTCGTGAACAAGGCCGACGGCGATCTGAAGCCC contains:
- the meaB gene encoding methylmalonyl Co-A mutase-associated GTPase MeaB gives rise to the protein MDLTDLASRLASGDRRALARAITLVESRRADHREAALALLADLARNGREALRIGLSGTPGVGKSTFIESFGLRLTGQGLKVAVLAVDPSSARSGGSILGDKTRMERLSRDPQAFIRPSPSQTHLGGVARRTREAVALCEAAGFDVILIETVGVGQSETVVAQLCDLFLLLLAPAGGDELQGVKRGIMEMADLILVNKADGDLKPAALRTVADYAGALRLLRRRPQDPEDFPKAMPVSALEEQGLADAWTEMQALVAWRRETGHFARRRAEQARHWFEEEVREGLLAVLSRPGPARERMARLGAAVTRGEITPEAAAAELLTTL